The sequence below is a genomic window from Cicer arietinum cultivar CDC Frontier isolate Library 1 chromosome 6, Cicar.CDCFrontier_v2.0, whole genome shotgun sequence.
TGTCAGGGGTCACTGGCGTCTCACTAGGCTCCGGATAACTAGTTGACAAGTAGAATTAGCatctttgataaaaatatatgtgaatAATAACTTGATATCTCTAAAAGTCCTGTGTCTGTGttctaataatttaataagGAAAATGACACTTCTGGGCACTTGCCAGATATGTCACCTctattcttaaatataaaatcatccTCAGATTTTTCTCAGTCATTTTCtgtgttatatttattttgaaatctataataaatattataataaattttttttttaaagataacctaattaaaataatttaaatcatcaataaataataaatcttCTTAATTTTCgtgatttatttataattgtatatacATGAAAGGAAGTAGTATTAGTAacatttaaaaagttttaaaaagagGTGTCGAGTTTCAATTGGAATATAATCTAATCAgatttttttgaacaaaacatttaaatttaaataaacttgAAAAGTGTaatcattataaattaaatatcatcatgtatttaaaatatatataaattggaATATGTCTAAATCCCTTAACACTTGGGTCAAATGTTGAtgtgaaaatattatttgagaACAAATAGGCATAATTTTCTTGAGcgttgtattatattttaatacattgcaaaacaattttgtattgtcaaaattatatttaatttgttttaatgaCTTTTTCTTTAGAAAACAtgtaattttaaacaaaaataatgcaTCTATGAAAAAAATTCGCACTCTAATCTAGATATCtgtattgattttaattaatcttttaaatggTAAGAATATCTTAAAGAATGGGACCTAATTTCGGACCACATGGGCCCTGGCTACATAAAGAAAAGAACAAACgtaagtaattaaaattttgtaaactTCCCATATGGATCCAAATCAAAGTGGTTTTGGAATCACATGAGTCAGATTGGGAACGTGCAAGGTACgataaataattcaactaatcagcatggtttatttttgtttacattttCAAGAGTAAGAAAATAATTCTCGCCAAAAAGAAAGAGCAAGGGTGTGTTTGCTTCGGTAGATGGAAGAAAGGagcaaataatattttaaattatttgtatttgttttaatttttaagagaaTAATGAGAGAGAAGAGGCTAAAAttcttcataaattttattttgctcattttctattttgagaAACGTGGAGGCGGTCGAACCAGTTAAATATGAGTTGaacttttcttcattttttaatataaatcgaaaatatcatcaatataatttttgtgtgtataaaattaacaaaagtttaatttatgtcacatattttaaaaataaatttaatgatcATGTACTATTATAACAAAAGTTCATATTCACTGTCATCTAAAATTAGAATAACAGTGTATCATCCTTGCTAAATACACCTAATAAATGAAATACTTATCCTCATTTTAAACCAAACACACTTTTAATTGAAACTAGATGTTTAACCGTCCGTTGCgtgaatatattttaattgatttaatttaagtgaatattttaaaaaattaatatgaagatTTATGTCTCAATTGTCAAATGATTATTGATATAAcagttatattaataatatatattcaattttattaatgtaatttatagAAGAGAATCACACAACAATAAAAGACACGTATAAATAGtggaaatatataatatatgtacCCTCAATTCAtaagaagttgaacaactttcTCATGTTATTAagttcaatattatatattctgaaaatatgtataaaattgcTAGCAATGTATAGAATTAATGTGACAAATGTTGGACACaggttatgaaataataatgtgagattaatttataaaattttaagtagacgttataaaataatatttaaatatgagataTAGTATAAGATAGTGGATAATGTATATAATTTGTGGAAAAcctatttagaaaataaaactCTTTATGAAGACGTACACGCTTTTTGGCTGAGGTAGAAAATGTTTGCATATCTGGATGAAATAGTATGAGGTAACAACGTAgtctatttttaaatatatataatagatatctccaaaaatttaatgttgtttataaATAACAAGCAACGACTAATATATCTAAtggtttatttaaattataaaattctaGTTCAACCAACAAAATTATTAAGTTGAACATTTCGAACTTGAAATCTTCAAAATTATATGAGTTTTAGATAGTATTTACTAttctatttgattaaaaaaattataaatatgtgtcaaaaaaattataaatatatctatGAGTGATGCACTGTTAAAATAAAAGTTGTGTGTGATGCTATAAAGTCGtgagtttaatttttgttttcgaTATGAAAATCTCTTTGATAGATAATATAGATAGTATGTATCTTTATTGATACTTTTTGAATCTTAAAATATATTCTAATTtcgataaatttttaaaatctaattcatctaaactatttttaattaaaaaaataaaataaaagtttaaataaaaaaatcgaatatttttttaaaaaaataacttttttctcttaaaatttGATGGTTATTTCAACTTTCCTAGTATTATAAAGTATATATACGAGATTTCACCCTAGACTAGACAATGCTTCTTGATACACTGTTTTcgatataattattaatagtaatgataaaataataattccaactttttttttttctcttcgtGGTTTTGGTACGGATATAAGTAGTGCGAAATCTATGACATGAAAAAAGTTTTTTCCTTTTTGAGATTCGGACTATTTGTACactgaatttattttattattaagtctagtttatttatttttaattgaattttaaattattaaggTCAATTAAAAACtagagtttttttaaaaatattgtattataaAAGAATAGTTAAATGCATAATAGTTTCAAGGtttgaaatgattatttttctttattctgAATATAAATAtaggttaatattttttaaggatATAAAAAGTGCTTCATACTTTTTGCGATTGTATTCTATCTATTTATATCCTTTTCTCTGTAAGTGTGAGTGTGATGACAAAAGAGTGTCGAAAAGTTTGagttgaagaaaaatataataataagaaaaaaatatatggtgAGGTATATAGAATATTTTGAGGTTATGATGGGAAACTAGTACCCAGTCACTCAACTCAACATGCATGGAATGTATgcatgtgaaaatataaaactatttttttggGGGGTCAAGATTAACTATCTTAATAGTAATGTTATCTTCACATTCttgtttttcaattatttatttatttacacatGCTGTCCTGCCCACATTCAGATTACTTTTTTTCAATCATAAACATGAGTAGATGCATGtataaaagtattaaaaaaaaactgttaaaatatgcaacaaaaataataaattgagtGCGACTTTTCAATATAGTATAGAAATGTTATTtagtatgaaaaattattagaagaaagagaagaatgtatgaaaatataatttttttatcgatCGAATTTTGGTTAACTATACATAAGAATAGTggattgttattaattatttggaAGAGTTAGATAATGTCACATAAGATTTTTGTATTTCTTCTCAATTTTCTTTTGTAACAATAAGTATTTTCATATAATAATTTCACATTAGAGTTGGAATTAATGAAACCATATATTTGACATtgaactattttgataaatggTATGTGGTGAActaatattgaaaaattaacCGAAATTCTATTGCAATTTTGTCTTTACACTTCAGTTGGTAGTTTGACATatgtcaattaaaaaaaataataattggatTTTAAggtataaatttttatttaattttatttttaggaaataccaattaaattaattagtgtCCATATCAGAAATACGAGAAGGATCACATGATCAAACtccaacttttaaaatttatatttgtgattGTACGAGTTTCCAATAATTTTCAAATAGAAGTtctctttatatatttgaaattatatgcAGTTACAAAATAGTTGTATTCATGAAACAATTCTTAACGGTCTGAACAAGATAAAAagatttacaaaaatatatttttagactttttaaaaaataaaattataaattttgactGTCTAATCTCAATCAAACGATCACCGTTTTTAATTGTGTAATTACACATAATAGTTAATTACACTAATTCTGATATAATTTGGGCGTGATGAATGAATGGTAAATGTGTGGGAGATGCTATAGTCAAAGCTTGGTTAGGAATTAACTAGGGTATAGCCTAGGGGTACCTTGTCTACACAAAAGCATGAAATTGAAACTTATCCTGAAACAAGCCAAACAAAGTCTTTCCTTGCTCTGCTCTCTCTGTGTCTCAATGTTTTCTGCTTTGAACTGATGGATCAAGAGGAAGTAATGGTGCGGCCATTCACCATTACACGAGTAATGAGTTCACCTCTGTTATTGTTTCATCCCATCTTGGAAATTCATCGGGGCTGTAAATAAAAGGAAACTTGgttctttctattttcattaacaGATCCTCTTTTCATAACTATGACCTGGAATTGGACTTCTTGCAGAATAAACTATGTTTGAAACACATATAAGTTATACCGCTTTTTTAATAATGATAGATTTGTTAGAATCTTATTTTACAAAAGTTATAAACTATTGTTTTTGTAAAATGAGGTGTCAAATATATGATGAGACTCCAATGTGTCATCTTACCtgaaatatattcatataataaTTCTTGATGTGTACAATAAAGATGATAATTTATGATGGAAAATTTTACAGAAATACAAGagtataatgaaaaaaatgaacgttaaagaaaaaaaaaacttcgaATCTTATTGAATAACAACTAGAGAATATTATTATGGATGTGTTTGATTCGTCCAATACATAACAATACATTTTAGGATAATGCGTAAATATATTGGACAACGTTTGTACTTAGTGGCAgatctataaattttatgtgatTGAGACATTATTAACTCTTACAAAATACATAACTATAATGACTAAACTCACTCAAAATATATAAGAGTTTCTACAAATTACAATTATCATCTACGAAATTTCAAACTATgaaaatattcaataattttttcattatcaacACGATTAAATATGtcactctatatatatataactaacaAATCATTCAATCAATAATCCTCAGTACAATTGTGCCTTCAATTCTTCACAAAATGTATGGGATAAACACATCATTCAATAGTTACAGTTGTCACatacaaaattaaaactaactatagaattaaatatattattggatacataatatatttatttatttataattataagattttatggggcttaataaaaataataagtaatttAAATAGATTTTCTTGTGTGGGCAAGAGCCCCATTAATTAGTTCTATAGTGGATTCGCCCTTGTGTATTCCATTGTATTTGATGATTATGTACAAAACAAACAATTGTGTATTCGTGTGTATGTGTGTGTGATATTAATAAATGAGAGGTAGGATAAAAAAGGATGGAGAGAGATAAGAGGGAGAGACATGAGTCTCTAAAGCAAATACTTTAAGTATATTTCACAACACTATAACACATGAGTATAAccggaaaaaaaaatcaagtacaagtttgaaatatttttgtcTTTGTTACAAAGAACTATAGTCCATTTAATCTCCTCTTCTTTTCCAATACTAGGCAATAAGAGACATTTTACAAGATAATTCAATttcaatcaaatcaaacaatCTTCACATTGGTTGAAATTTATGCATctttaactttaattatttataccAACAATCACAGTTCATAAAAACTATCATACTCTATCATTATAAGTATACTTCATTTAAAGCTAAATCACTTTAAGAATTTTTACTTGAAGCTAAATTGCTCTAATAATTTTCACTTGAAGTTAAATcagttgaaatttttttacttgAAGTTAAGTCGTCCAAATATTTTAGGATATAAAaaactatcaacatgatttcacgACACAAATTGCATTAGTATCAACAAATGCTCATGTATTGATCAATATCTTGTGTAATTATGattatatcaaaaaattgttgattttagttttcCAAAAACCAAAATTTATTCTTCTGTTAAATTTCTCTATGACAAACTTCCTAGCAAAACTTGACAATGCAACTGCATACATACAACAACCATGCACCAGTCAAACTAAGATCATTCTGATTTGTGAAAGTTTAAGCCTTTTTATACAAGATCATTATATACAATttgttctaaaaataaaattaatcaatccCATATTTTAAGTGAATTAAACATCACGACAACTTAGAACCATGATCAAGTACAAATGATTAAAAGTAGAAAAGCAACATCAAGAACCATAACAAAATCAATCTCTAGATAAATGGCCTATGAAACAATTACAACTAGGACATCAAGGACAAAGAGGACACTAATGTTGCATCTCTATAGAAAGACAACTTGAGTACAAAGTAGAAAAAACTGACACCAAACAACTGTCAAATGATTTCAGTCCAGCACTCACTCAAAGCAGAAACAAAGAACATTATGGTTATAAAGCATGAACTTTCTTGATAAAATAGAACATATGTCTATTAAAAGATCAATCTGAACAACTTAATAATTAACGACTACATGAGTTGTCATCAACCTTCATCACGCCTATAAAAGAAACTTCAAGGTCAAAATAACGACAAGAGTTTCAAGTACAaacaattaatcatttaaacAATCATATACTGAGTTTCAAGCTCCAAGACTCTTTCACCAGATTCAAGGATCCTTTTACTGAGTTTTCTACtgaaaatcaaattcaaacaaATGTTGAGTAGATTTTGATCCATCAACCTTCTTTCAATAATTCATTTGAAACTCAAGACTATATTCTTAAAGATAGTTTGAGTggtttgtaaaaatcatttttgtgattaaaaggtgacttgtaaaaatattttctggACTGAAAGGTAATTGTAAAAAACCATTTCAAGGTCGCAATGTGAACATTGTAACTGATCAAAAGTGATCAAGAAAGTTTGtgtgaaaaacaaaaatgttcTTATTCAAGTACATTAGTGGAGAAGCTCACAAATTATGAGGATTGAACGTAGTCTATCTTAGGTGAACCATGATACATTACTGTGTGATTCTCTTCTCCTTATCCTTATTTGTTTCTCACTCACTAGCACAAATCACGTAGAAATAATTTCTGTTCGTTATgcttttgttgtttttgaaaccaagattaatcttgagttaattttaaatcagaaacatgaattaatttttaaggGAATCACTATTCAAATCCCCctttcttgtgattgacattTTTTACTTCAAGGTTTCTAGAAAATAAATGTGAGTCAAGAAAGACCACTTAAGTACCAACTATTTCCTAGacataaatttttcaaacaacgCTTTCACAATATTACACTTCTTTTCTGATATGGAAGATCAGTCAATGCTACAACTACATAACATACTAAGAATTCAATTTTCATTGATGAAACCAAAGCTTTGATATCACTCGATGAAACTGACATGGAATAATTGAAGAAGTACaatcaaatacaaaaatataatgtgTCAGAGAAAAACCACGACCATTCTCTAATGACAGCAAATAAATAAACACTTTGTAGAAATTTTTACTACACATAGATTTCTCTCAAATACTCTAGgactctaaaaaaataaatactttcCAAAGTAAATATCTGAACTATGTGAAGAAAATCATAtacaacttaaaatatttcTGACTGATGCATCTTATAACAAAATACTTTAATCTATATGTAGTATTGGCCTATCTATTCCTTTACAATACTAGTCAATCCAAGacaatttctaaaataattcaatttcaaccaaacctattaaaatatatatgctagtttcaattaattatttaaagatgaataattatttattttttgataaataattaaccATTATAATAATGTAAAAGCTGATTAAAGACATTAATAATCCAAAAAAAGTTTTATGATAAAAGCCAATAAatgccatatatatatatatatatatcaagaaAATTATGAGTGAAACTTCTATATCTCAAAATTCTCCTTGAAATTTTTAAGAAtattccaattttatttttcatgtttaCTTTATGtgttatggattttttttttgtccatatGTAATGGGGTTGAGACCCAATTGCCGTAGAGTGTGTGTTTGTTTTGATTGAAGTTTGTGAAATAGTAGTTGGGGAGTAACGATACTTTTGTTGTTTGGTAGGAGAGAAATGTGAGAGAAAAAGAGTGAGTAAAAAGGTGTGAACCCACCAAAATTATTTCTCTTGAATGAGAAGAAATCGTTCGAAACCTCACTTTTTAACTAATTTCCAATTCTATCTCTcctgtttttaaaaaaatttagtgtaTATGAATTAGAATATTAAGAAAATCTTAAGTTTTATATTGATAGGAGACACTCGTGtataacaatttataaataatgatatTCCTCATTTTAAAAGTCGATTTTGTGACAACGAGTtacactaaatataaaaatttaagataatATTAGAGTTTATCAATCGAGTTACTTATAATTTATGTTCACGCATCAAACTTAATAGTGTTAAACGTGAAcaaatatattaagaaaaattcaACTATCACATTAACAAGAGATAAAACTTTACATGAATTTATATAGAATCGCTCATTTTATTTTACGTACAAGTCACTCTAGTGAGAGTTTAATAACTATGCACATTTAGACATCAAATGAAAATCATCTCACTTATAATATTAAAGTGGTATGAAgtaataatttaacaaaatacaaGATTGTTATTGgatatatgtataaaattattttatattgaaattgtATATCATTTTACTCTTATAAAATAGGTTAAATAATTCATACGATTTCTTAAACTTAATTTCATATgacaatttagtcatttatcttttttttttcttcccaatttgattactttttaaattttaagtaacattatgatcatttatattattaaaatatcaataatattatcattttttacgGAAAATTATCGTCATATtcgaacaaaatacaaaaaattcattatcaatttcaagaaaattcatatatttatcaaatccataactcaaaatattcaaatatactcatattttaatcttcaacaacaacaacaacaacaacatcaacacCAAATAAAGAAATcacactttaaaatttaatcCCCAAATCATGAatataatattatctttttcttttttatatcattcttcaaatcaaatttctaacttaaatcttaaaatgtaagttatttatttaatattgttgttagagataaaattatgagtttatttgaaaatttaaaattatgaatttgttaaaaatatagtttttgttgaaaataattACTACtcttatgagttttgattgaagataataataatttttttgaatttttataaaaaaataataaaattattgatattttaggatataaaaaatcaaattattatttaaaattaaataaaagatcaaataaaaaaaataactaaattatttatttaaaattaaataaataataaaatctcaaatttaTATTCCTCAAATTTCTATTTCAGTCTCACGTAttttttatctctatttatttttcacCCATCTCAGCACCAGTAGTGTAGAAGCATGAATTTACAATAAAAGGAGAGGCCGAAAGAGACGAAAATGGATGTATATTCTTTTGAAATTAATCAATCGTGTCAGTATTAAGACAGTATATCACATGATAACTGCTGCGGAGGCGGAAAACAGGCTCGTTGGTGCGCGCagatatttatattaattacactATCTATCAGAACCacccaaaatatttatttaaatcattaaaaaaccGATAAAGTTACATATCACTTTTTACTCTAATGTGTGTAAAGAGAAagttactttttaattttgttgcGACCCAATCCTTGAATTCAACCCATACCATCAATCGAACAAAGAAATGACATGAGATGAAATTAATGAATTGTATACATTGATTCGAAACAACGATATAGAGATGAAATGTAGCCCCACAAGGTTTGCAATTATAAGAAAAGACAAGAGAggaaaaatattagtaatagtATGACTGGAGATGAAAATACCAAAAGTGAATAATTAATGGTTTAGTCAAAAGAGTACTACCTGGTGGTGGTGACTCATATTGCACGCGATGCGATATTGCTTTTCAATATTTTCAGCAGAATGGTTACCTTAGATGTCAGATTCCATTGCAGGAATCGTCATTTTCCTTTCCTTCTGTTTTGTGAACTCACGCTAAAAAGGATACTTTTCATCTAGACTACAAAACAGAGGTTATTAGGGACTCACTCTTCACCATTTCCTAATTTTTCGAAgataacaattttatttaactaaCATTTTTaggctttttttttattattatatcattaaaataataattaaataccaTAATACCActgtttttaaattatatactaaaataccACTGATTTtaaagtttgtatttttttctcttagaAGTTAGTTCTTGCTCCTACACTTTCTcaactaagtttttttttttttttttttttttaaagaaagaaaggaaatcggtTTCTTGAATACCTATTTCTcaacatgaattttttttttatttttgttatttttaattattaaatttattttatcatttataaaattatttttattagtagtACTATTTAATAGGCATATATAGGgaatttgatcaattaataaaNNNNNNNNNNNNNNNNNNNNNNNNNNNNNNNNNNNNNNNNNNNNNNNNNNNNNNNNNNNNNNNNNNNNNNNNNNNNNNNNNNNNNNNNNNNNNNNNNNNNNNNNNNNNNNNNNNNNNNNNNNNNNNNNNNNNNNNNNNNNNNNNNNNNNNNNNNNNNNNNNNNNNNNNNNNNNNNNNNNNNNNNNNNNNNNNNNNNNNNNNNNNNNNNNNNNNNNNNNNNNNNNNNNNNNNNNNNNNNNNNNNNNNNNNNNNNNNNNNNNNNNNNNNNNNNNNNNNNNNNNNNNNNNNNNNNNNNNNNNNNNNNNNNNNNNNNNNNNNNNNNNNNNNNNNNNNNNNNNNNNNNNNNNNNNNNNNNNNNNNNNNNNNNNNNNNNNNNNNNNNNNNNNNNNNNNNNNNNNNNNNNNNNNNNNNNNNNNNNNNNNNNNNNNNNNNNNNNNNNNNNNNNNNNNNNNNNNNNNNNNNNNNNNNNNNNNNNNNNNNNNNNNNNNNNNNNNNNNNNNNCTTGGTGGACGAACCAACTCCTTAACTGTAAATATACTATGAGCTCGATTGTGAATAACAACTTCATGGGAATTTGACATTGCTCGTTCCTTGTTAAGATTTTCAATGATTTTATTTGAGTAAATCAAACCTCATGTCATCATTGCTTGGGCCTGTGTCCctctttcttcaaattttgcagTCACTCTATAGTATGTTGCTTGCACTAAAGAACTGATTGGAAGATTGCGTGTCCCCTTTAATACATTGTTCATGCACTCAGAAAGGTTAGTTGTCATGTGTTCCCAACGTCTACCTTCATCATATGCTTGTAGCCATTGTTCCTTTGGAATATCGTCGAGCCATTTCACTGCATCTTGACTCCAATCACTGATTTGTCTTCTAAAGTATGTGATGCTTGGTTGAGTCATAGCGTATCCTGAATGAACAAAAGTTGATGTTGTTTAgacaatttgaaaacaaaattataaagaaaaaaatatgtgtgagatatatatataaaaaaaatactaacccATGTTGGTTACAAGATCTTTCATTAGCCCATTTTTGAAGGTCCTCATGAAGTTTTGTGATATATGTCGAACGCAAAAGACATGATGCCAATTGCTGTTTACACGCCTAACAACACTTTTAATCGACTcatgtctatctgaaatcaagcAGAGGTTGGGTTGAGGTGTGACAAACATTCGTAGACGATTGAGGAAGAAAAATCAACCATCTGATGTTTCACCCTCAACAACGGCGTATGCTATAGGAATGGTATGACCATCACCATCCTGAGTGATTGCCATTAGTAAGGTCCCACGATACTTCCCATATAACCATGTTCCATCAACTGAAACAACTGGTTTACAATGATCAAACCCTCTGATACATGGTTGGAAACTCCAAAAGAGACGATGAAAGACATCTTTNNNNNNNNNNNNNNNNNNNNNNNNNNNNNNNNNNNNNNNNNNNNNNNNNNNNNNNNNNNNNNNNNNNNNNNNNNNNNNNNNNNNNNNNNNNNNNNNNNNNNNNNNNNNNNNNNNNNNNNNNNNNNNNNNNNNNNNNNNNNNNNNNNNNNNNNNNNNNNNNNNNNNNNNNNNNNNNNNNNNNNNNNNNNNNNNNNNNNNNNNNNNNNNNNNNNNNNNNNNNNNNNNNNNNNNNNNNNNNNNNNNNNNNNNNNNNNNNNNNNNNNNNNNNNNNNNNNNNNNNNNNNNNNNNNNNNNNNNNNNNNNNNNNNNNNNNNNNNNNNNNNNNNNNNNNNNNNNNNNNNNNNNNNNNNNNNNNNNNNNNNNNNTCAATGGCCTTTTGTTTTGCAATCCATGTCTTTCTATAAGTAGTGGTATATGTGTACCGAGGTCGTATATGTGCAATCAATACTGAAACTGATATCGTGGGATTTGCTGTTACCATTTGTAAGATGCTTTCACAAATAACAGCCGAAGAGAGTTGTTGGTGATCTTGTGAA
It includes:
- the LOC140920836 gene encoding uncharacterized protein, giving the protein MVSQDHQQLSSAVICESILQMVTANPTISVSVLIAHIRPRGFDHCKPVVSVDGTWLYGKYRGTLLMAITQDGDGHTIPIAYAVVEDRHESIKSVVRRVNSNWHHVFCVRHISQNFMRTFKNGLMKDLVTNMGYAMTQPSITYFRRQISDWSQDAVKWLDDIPKEQWLQAYDEGRRWEHMTTNLSECMNNVLKGTRNLPISSLVQATYYRVTAKFEERGTQAQAMMT